The genomic region ATACCTCAATGGAGCAGACCATGGCGGATCAGCATTCCTCGCAGAGCGGCGCACCGGGCTCGCAGCAGGGGACCAGCGGCAGCAACACCAGCGGATCAAAGAGCGGCACCGGCACTGGCACCGGAAGCAGCGGCTCCACGAGCTCGGGGTCGAAGCAGGGCAGCGGCTCCTCGACCAGCGGCAACCAGGGCGGGATGGGCGGCAGCGGGAGCAACAGCAACACCAGCGGATCGAAGAACGGCACCAGCGGTGGCAGCAGCAATCAGGGGAACAATCAGGGCGGCCAGCAGGGCGGGATGAGCGGCAGCGGCAGCAGCACCGGCGGGTCGAAGGGGACCGGCAGCGGCAACCAGGGCGGCATGGGCGGCAGCAGCGGATCGAAGAACGGCAGCAGCGGCAATCAGAGCGGCACCGGTGGCAGCAGTGGTTCGAAGGGCGGCAGCAACACCGATCAGCGCGGCGGCGGGGCCGGTGGTGGTGACAAGTACGCGACCGACTCCGATGACAAGACCAACTACGGCGCATCCGGGAACAAGGGGAACAGCAGCTCGTCGAACAGCAGCGCGTCGAAGCCGAGCGGGACGGGGATGAAGGGTGGCGGAAGCAGCGACAACGACGAGAGCGGCAGTGACGAGGGTGGCAGCGAAGATGATTCGGAGGACGACCCAGCAGGGTACCGCGCATCAATGAGGGATGAAGGGAGCCTGGAAATGAACGACGATTCGGATTACGGCTCGCGCAGCGGTGGAAGCGCGGGCCGAGCCAGTGGGCGGTGGCGGAGCAACAGCAGCGACCGCAACAGCATCAACGACCGGAGCCGTTCGGCCGGTCAGTGGTCCGACTCGAACCTGGCCCAGCGCCGCGGGCAGTCCGACTACGGCTACGGCTCAGGCGGATCATATGGTTCGGGTTCAGGTGGATCGTACGGCTCGGGGTCCGGTGGATCATCTGGCCCGGGGTCGTATGGGTATGGCTCAGGGCGGTATGGGACGGGATCGAGCGGCTCGTATGGATCGGGTTCGCGTGGATCGTACGCGTCGCCGTTCTCGCTGATGCGGCGGATGGCGGAGGACATGGACCGGATCCTGGACGATTACGGCCTGGGCGTGGGTGCTGCGCATCACAGCGGCAACGCGCTCAGTGCTGGCGACAGCTGGCAGCATCAGAGCACCCCGTCGCAGCAGTCGACGTCGCAGCAGTCGTTGTCCGAGTCGACCTGGAATCCTGAGGTCGAGGTCTTCCACCGTGGCGACAAGGTTGTTGTGAGGGCTGATTTGCCGGGATTGAAGAAGGAAGACGTCCATGTTGATGTGGAGGACGACATCCTGACGATCTCCGGCGAGCGGAGCCACGAAGAGAAGAACGATCGCAAGGATTACTACCAGAGCGAGCGGAGTTACGGGAAGTTCTGGCGGGCGATCGCGCTGCCCGATGGAGTCGACGCCGACGACTGCGACGCGAAGTTCAAGGACGGCGTGCTGGAGGTCGAATTCAAGGCGCCGGAGCCGGAGCAGCGGCGGAAGAAGTCGATTTCGATTCACTAGCAGGTGGTGGTGCAGGGGATGCAGGTGATGGGGGACGGGATGCGGCGCCGGTGAAGGTGGACCGGCGCCGTTGTCCTAGTGGAAGGTGGCGCTACTCCTTGATCCGTTCGCCCACGACGCTTTCGAACCCGTCGCTGTCGGTGTCGATCCCCCAGAACGTTGTTCGCGACACCACCACCGGTCGCATGATCCGCGGCAGGGTCAGCGTGCCGACCAGTGCGCCATGTGGATCGAAGATCTCCCATGGTGCTGTCGTCGCGTCGGGTTGCATCCGTAGCCAGACCGTCCCGTCGCCTCCGGCGATAACAATTGTGACCGGCACCTCATAGGCGGCGATTTTCACGGACTTGAGCGTCGAGGCCAACGGCTCCGGGAGGGGCTGTCCGCTGGCCGGATGAATCCGCGCTTCGATCGTGCTGTCGGCGAGGTGTTTTGAGATCGCGATTGCCGGTGAGGTCAGTGCCTTGGAGTAGATCGTGTCCCCGCGCGACGAGACCAGTGTCAGCCTGTACTTCGCGGTCGGTGTCGTCGGATTGCTCTGATCGAGAATCGCGATATCGCTTCCACTCGGTGCGATGTCGTAAATCGCGCCCTGGCAGAACGGGATCCTGACCTGGCGCCGGTCGACCCGCACGCCACACTCTCGCGCCGAGTAGTATGCAAGAACTCGTTGCAGGATTGCGTTGCGGGTCACGCGCAGGAACGGCTTTCGATCGGCTTCGAGGGGATACCATGTTGGACGTGACTCGTTGCGCGTGCGGATCGAGGCCATCATCGAGCCGTCCGCGTAAATCGCCATCGGCAGGATTCCGGCGAGGTCTGGCGTGCCGACGGTGTCGCCATTGGCGGCCGTGACGAGGTGAGCCCATTGGAAGTCGCGGATCAGTTTCCGGTCGGGGGAGATCATCGTGGTGCGGACGTTGTCGAAGTCGTTGACCCATAGGGTATCGCCGACCCAGCCGATGTTCGCCATGTTGCGGAACTCACCGGGCCCCTCGCCGCTACGGCCGTAGGTGCCGAGGCGCTTGCCGGTGGGGGAGAAGAAGAGGACGGAGAAGTCGCTGGGCTGAAGGACGGCGATGGTGCCATTCGGGGCGACGCCGATCCAGCTGAGTCCGGAGAGGTTCTCGGCGGTGGCGTCGATGCGGAGGTCGGGGACGGCAGAGAGGGTCTTGGGCGTCGATTGCGCCGCTGTGCCGGCCAGCGGAATGAGCAAGGCCAGGGCGGCCAGCGCACGGCGGAAGCTGCGAGGGGCGGCTCGGGTTGGCATAACGTAAGTCTACGTCATGGTTTGGGAGGTGAGAGCGGGTCTTGGCGGCTTTTCCGAGGGGGTCAGTTGCCTTAGCTTATCGCCCGAGTGGGGCCTGTAGCTCAGGTGGTTAGAGCGCACGCCTGATAAGCGTGAGGTCGGAGGTTCAACTCCTCCCAGGCCCACTGATCGTAAAGCGAAGTCCCGCATGGCGATACCTGCTCTGCGGGACTTCGCATTTTCACGATTTTTCGTTGGGAGTGGCCAATTGCAGTGGCCAAACGGACACCACGAAAACTAGATCGACACTGAGACGAGACGTGTTCGATTCGCCAATGACTTTTTCATG from Gemmatimonadales bacterium harbors:
- a CDS encoding Hsp20/alpha crystallin family protein — translated: MADQHSSQSGAPGSQQGTSGSNTSGSKSGTGTGTGSSGSTSSGSKQGSGSSTSGNQGGMGGSGSNSNTSGSKNGTSGGSSNQGNNQGGQQGGMSGSGSSTGGSKGTGSGNQGGMGGSSGSKNGSSGNQSGTGGSSGSKGGSNTDQRGGGAGGGDKYATDSDDKTNYGASGNKGNSSSSNSSASKPSGTGMKGGGSSDNDESGSDEGGSEDDSEDDPAGYRASMRDEGSLEMNDDSDYGSRSGGSAGRASGRWRSNSSDRNSINDRSRSAGQWSDSNLAQRRGQSDYGYGSGGSYGSGSGGSYGSGSGGSSGPGSYGYGSGRYGTGSSGSYGSGSRGSYASPFSLMRRMAEDMDRILDDYGLGVGAAHHSGNALSAGDSWQHQSTPSQQSTSQQSLSESTWNPEVEVFHRGDKVVVRADLPGLKKEDVHVDVEDDILTISGERSHEEKNDRKDYYQSERSYGKFWRAIALPDGVDADDCDAKFKDGVLEVEFKAPEPEQRRKKSISIH